The nucleotide window TGAGTGCTTCTTCTCCCATTGAGACCCATACATCAGTATATAAAGCGTCCGCACCTTTCACGGCCTCTAAAGGGTCATTAATTATATTTATGCTTGAATGTTTTGCGATTTGGCGGCATTTATCGAGCAAATTTTTATCGGGTTCGAGTTCACGCGGTGAAGAGACTACATAATTTACGCCCATTTTTGCACAGCCTATCATTAAAGCATTTGACATGTTATTGCGCCCGTCGCCTAAATAAACGAGTCTCAAGCCCTGTAACTTCCCGAAATTTTCACGCAGAGTCAAGAAATCCGCTAAAACTTGAGTGGGATGATCTATATCTGTCAGACCGTTCCAAACTGGCACGCCCGAATATTTTGCTAGAGTCTCGGCCGTCTCCTGCTTGAATCCGCGAAATTCTATACCGTCAAACATTCGGCCAAGTACACGCGCAGTATCTTTCAAATCTTCTTTTGCGCCTAAATGAATGTCATTTTTTCCGAGAAATTCCGGGTGCGCTCCCTCGTCAATACATGCTACAGTGAATGCACAGCGAGTCCGAGTCGATGCTTTCTCGAATAATAACGCGATATTTTTGCCTGATAAAGAATTACCGCGAATTCCCGCACGTTTTTTTGCTTTGAGGTCAGCAGCGAGATTCAATAAATAATTTATTTCGTCCGTCGTGAAGTCCATTAGAGTCAAGAAATTGCGGCCTCTGAGATTTACTGCCATAAATTTGCGCCTCCTGAAATATAAAATTTTTCCGTGATTATAGCACTGTTATTATATTGCTTGATTATGTCAGAACTTAACATTATTTAATGAGTCGCCCATAAATATTTTATCAATTAGCCCCGATAAATTTTTTCTCGTAAATAATAAAATTTTCCTGTGTGATTCATTGCCAAAAATTGCGCTGTATAACAAAAATTTTTACCTTTGTGAGTGATTGCTATTACTGAAATAAATTCACTTTTTTGTAGCTGTAAATGTAGCTGTAAAATTTGTATCTTTTACGATATTTCTTGCTAGGAAAATTATAGCATTTGAAATCTTGAATCATGAATATTTTGCGCAAAAATCAAAAACTTTTTACACGCCGTTATTACTGAAAATATAAATTTTAATGAGTCCCCTGAGCTTGCTTTATTCCCTCCGACTGACAGACCGATAAAATTTTTCCGTGTGATTCGCTGCAAAAAAATGCTGTATAACAAAAATTTTTACCTTTGTGAGTGATTGCTGTTACTGGAAAAAATAAATATTTTTGTAGCTGTAAATGTAGCTGTAAAAGTGAGTCCCCCGCCGCATAGTGAGTCCATCCCACCCGCCCGCATAAAATTTTAAAAAATTTCGCAAATAATCGCAAAAGTGTTATATTATCGCGGCAATTATCGTTAAAAAACGTCATGAAAAAATTGCAGTGATTTTATATTATATTATGTCATTAAGAAAGTTTATTTTATTTAAGAAGGAGACTAGCTCATAATATGCAGGTTTTAAAGCGTATCAAGAAAATTTTACCAGTTTTTGCGGCGGTCTTAGCTGTTCCGGCGGTGTCTTTCGCGTCAGTATCTATGACTCTCCCGCAATATATTAATGAAATCTTGCTAAATAATCATACTCTCAAGGCAGCAATTAAGAATGTTGAAGCAAGTTATTATTCCGTCCTTGCGTCAGTAGCTTATCAGAGGCCGAGAACTAATATATCAGCGTCGGGCTTACTGGGGACTGCACAGTTAAACGGCGACGAGAAAGAATATCACCCGGCAGTAGGCAATGTAAATTTTTCTCTCACTCACAGAATCGACATCAGCGGAAGTTATAAACTTGACGAGAAGCAAAATATTTTAGGCTATGAAGTATCGCGGGCAAATTTCGACACAAGTTTAAATACTTTAATAGCTACAGCCGAGCAGACATGGTGGAGCGCAGTTCTTGCACGTGAAAATATTAAATTACAGCGTGAAATCATGTTACAGAGAGCCGAAAATCATCGCGTTACAATGGAAAAATATAATCAGGAATTAGTTCCCAGACTCGATATAGTCAGAAGTGAGGCGCAAGTTGTAGCTGCTGAGACTCTAGTAAAGAATGCCGAGACGAATTATTTAAATTTACTTGCTGAATTATCATTAATGGCCGGAGGTCTTGACGTTGAACCTGTAGAAAGCGAGTTACAAGTCCCGCAATTTGATGTAGCACTTGATTATGACTCGGCTTTATTGGCTCGTCCTGATGTTAGGGGCGCAAAATTGAATCTCGAACGCGCTAAACTCGTCAAAAAATTGACCGCTAAAGGATTATCGCCGACTCTTGATTTTGGATTCCAGTGGACTCCGTGGGCAGATCCTAAAGCATCAACAACTCCCAATAATGGAGAAGCCGGGGCAAGTTTAACTCTCACAGTGCCATTAACTGACGGACACGAGACGAAATATAGAGTCTTAAACGCTGATAGATTAATTCAGGCCGCAGAAGCAAATCTTGAATCTTTACAGGAACAGACAAGACGGGATATTGCAGTCGCCATGAATAACTGGAAAAACGCCGCCGCATCAGAAAAGGACAAAAAACGCCAAGTCGAACGCTCGGAAGAAGAATTAAAGATTACCGAATTAATGTACTCTGAAGGAATGGGAGCGCAGATTGATTTAATAAACGCTCAGACAGCATATCAGGCCGTCAAAACAGAATATCTTGACTCGATTAAAAATATGTATGTAGCTCTTGTTGCATTAAGAAAGGCAATCGGCGATTATTCCCCGAATGAAGACGGATCTTGGCGCGAGGCTGTTGTACGTTACGGGAAGGGCAATAATATAATAGGCGAGCCGGGACTTAAAATTTTACGGACTAACTCAAAAAAATAACGCATGAATAAAACACGAAAATTTACACTTATAATAATTTTGCTGTTAATCTTTGTGAATATCTCTAATATTTCAGAGGCCGCAAAAGATTCACGAGTCAAGAATATCACTGATTTATTCACACGGGCGAATCCTGCTCTATCAGAGAAACGCGCGGGAAGATTTGCAGAAATTGTGATAGAGGCCGCAAAAAAATTTAATCAAGATCCGTATATAATAGCTGCTATTATAGTACATGAGTCTACAGTTAATGCTAATGCAGTCTCTAAAGGCGGCGACTATGGACTAATGCAAATACACTGGAAAGCTCACTATAAGACTTTGCAGAAAAGATTTAATATCAAGAGTTCAAAGGGGTTATTTGACGCAAGAATTAATATATTTTTCGGGACAGAAATTTTTGCGGACTGTATGAAGAAATCAAGCACTGACGAATGGGGGGCTTTAATGCGTTACAGCTCAGGCAGTAGAAAACTTGCAACTAAGGTGCTTGCTACTGTTCAGGAATTGCGGAAAAAGAAATAATTTATTGAGTTATTATTATTTATGAAGGGGAGAAATTTTTTATTATGAATATGAAAAAGTTTATCACGAGTTTATTATTCTTGTGTTTACTTGCTGGAGTCTCTTTTGCTGATATTGCCTATAATACTTCAAATGGAAAACTCGGACTTATAAGTATATCGGCTCTTGATGAGGTCAGCCCGCCCGTTGTCAAGTATTCGAACGCCGGGAATGATTCTTTATTAGCTACATATGCTAATACTAGTTACGCAAATTTATTACTTCTTAAACGCTCATATGATACAGCAGCTTCACTCGGAGATAACGCGCTTATATTTGATACTCTTGACATGACGGCTCCGATTGATGATTTTATTTTAGAGGGCGTATATGACTCTGTAAAGGTCGGCTATTCATTTAACGGCACGAGTGTATTTGTTGCGTCCCAGTCAGGAAGCACTATAACTGAATATGACTCAAGCACGTTTGCATATTTGAATAGCTGCTCGATCGATATAGACGGAGTTGTTGAAGATATGCTTGTAGACAGGGCATATATTTATTTGTTAATGACTGCTGTAGAGTCTCCTGATATAGGCGTTTTGCTTAGATTTGACGGTCAATTAAAATTTGATGCTAAGACATTTGCAATGCTTGAACTTCCTGAGGGCTCAAAATGTATGGCAACTTTAGGAAATTTATTTACAGCTATAGGACATTCTACGGGAATTATTGCACTGAATAACAGGACACTTCAGGGTATTGTTGACACGGCCGAGCCGGTTAAAGCCATTTGCATGGACTATAACACTGATAATTTCGGGTGCTATTACATAACTCAATCGGAAAATAACGGAAATTATACTAATTCATTATGGCATTTCAACGGGGCAACGGCTGAATTACTGAACACTCAACAGTCAAGTAACTCACACTGCAAATTAGTTTATGACTACGAAAACGGCATTATGGCGGCAATCATGGCGGAGAAAATTTTTATTTATTCGTCAACTGGAGATGCTTTACTTGCTGCGTTTGACAGCTCGGCATTAGGCGGGACTCCTGAAAACGTCGCGATTACTACAGTAATAACGAGTACTAATTATTCTAGTAAATCCAACAGGAGCGGCTGTAATATAACGGGAGCGGGACTCGTTTTGTTTATTCTTGCTGCGTTGAAATTAAGGAGTGGAAAATTTTGAGTCTAGTTTTATTTAATGACTTAACAAGAAAGAAAGAAGAATTTATACCCATTAAG belongs to Synergistaceae bacterium and includes:
- the argF gene encoding ornithine carbamoyltransferase, with product MAVNLRGRNFLTLMDFTTDEINYLLNLAADLKAKKRAGIRGNSLSGKNIALLFEKASTRTRCAFTVACIDEGAHPEFLGKNDIHLGAKEDLKDTARVLGRMFDGIEFRGFKQETAETLAKYSGVPVWNGLTDIDHPTQVLADFLTLRENFGKLQGLRLVYLGDGRNNMSNALMIGCAKMGVNYVVSSPRELEPDKNLLDKCRQIAKHSSINIINDPLEAVKGADALYTDVWVSMGEEALKEERYKLLQGWQVNSRVMQATGKESTIFLHCLPAVKGCEVTEEIFESERSKVFDEAENRMHTIKAVMVATLGA
- a CDS encoding transglycosylase SLT domain-containing protein yields the protein MNKTRKFTLIIILLLIFVNISNISEAAKDSRVKNITDLFTRANPALSEKRAGRFAEIVIEAAKKFNQDPYIIAAIIVHESTVNANAVSKGGDYGLMQIHWKAHYKTLQKRFNIKSSKGLFDARINIFFGTEIFADCMKKSSTDEWGALMRYSSGSRKLATKVLATVQELRKKK
- a CDS encoding TolC family protein, which gives rise to MQVLKRIKKILPVFAAVLAVPAVSFASVSMTLPQYINEILLNNHTLKAAIKNVEASYYSVLASVAYQRPRTNISASGLLGTAQLNGDEKEYHPAVGNVNFSLTHRIDISGSYKLDEKQNILGYEVSRANFDTSLNTLIATAEQTWWSAVLARENIKLQREIMLQRAENHRVTMEKYNQELVPRLDIVRSEAQVVAAETLVKNAETNYLNLLAELSLMAGGLDVEPVESELQVPQFDVALDYDSALLARPDVRGAKLNLERAKLVKKLTAKGLSPTLDFGFQWTPWADPKASTTPNNGEAGASLTLTVPLTDGHETKYRVLNADRLIQAAEANLESLQEQTRRDIAVAMNNWKNAAASEKDKKRQVERSEEELKITELMYSEGMGAQIDLINAQTAYQAVKTEYLDSIKNMYVALVALRKAIGDYSPNEDGSWREAVVRYGKGNNIIGEPGLKILRTNSKK